A window of the Hordeum vulgare subsp. vulgare chromosome 5H, MorexV3_pseudomolecules_assembly, whole genome shotgun sequence genome harbors these coding sequences:
- the LOC123398808 gene encoding BTB/POZ and MATH domain-containing protein 2-like, with translation MSELCKIPAAMVAESVERSYVLKIDGYSRMKGLLKNGQFATSTPFSVGGHDWTVKYYPNGCPKNCDDFISLYVRHESADAKQAKAKLTLNVLDKNGDPVPSYTRTAPVHTFSRKAPTCGYYDFILKAELEGSAHLRGDCLTIRCDVTVMKDIEEAMVPPSDLHRHLGDLLKSNDAADMTFQVDGQRYSAHRCVVAARSSVFKAELLGAMEESSGSTIVIRDMEADVFESLLHFMYTDSVPPVLDVVMAGHLLVAADRYNIGRLKVICEDKLCSHIDSNMVATSLALAEQHGFRRLKEACLQFLASPSNLDAMMSSDGYEHLKSSCPAVLKELIARIIPAEFTSAKDIIMTMWK, from the coding sequence ATGTCAGAGCTCTGCAAGATCCCTGCTGCCATGGTAGCCGAATCTGTGGAGAGATCTTATGTGCTCAAGATAGATGGATACTCAAGAATGAAGGGGCTACTCAAGAACGGCCAGTTCGCCACCTCCACCCCTTTCAGTGTTGGAGGCCACGACTGGACCGTCAAATATTACCCCAACGGCTGCCCCAAGAATTGCGACGATTTCATATCTCTGTATGTACGCCATGAATCGGCCGATGCCAAACAAGCCAAGGCGAAACTGACGCTCAATGTGCTTGACAAGAATGGTGATCCGGTGCCTTCGTACACCCGTACCGCCCCTGTGCACACCTTCTCAAGGAAAGCTCCAACCTGTGGCTACTATGATTTCATCCTCAAGGCTGAGCTTGAGGGATCGGCGCATCTTAGAGGCGATTGTCTCACCATCAGGTGCGATGTCACCGTTATGAAGGACATCGAAGAAGCAATGGTTCCTCCAAGCGACCTGCACCGGCATCTCGGCGATCTCCTGAAGAGCAATGATGCAGCGGACATGACCTTTCAGGTCGACGGGCAGAGATACTCTGCTCATCGCTGTGTCGTTGCTGCCCGGTCGTCTGTCTTCAAGGCGGAGCTCCTCGGCGCCATGGAGGAGAGTTCCGGTAGTACCATTGTCATCCGTGACATGGAAGCTGATGTGTTCGagtccttgctccatttcatgtaCACCGACTCGGTTCCTCCGGTGCTTGATGTGGTGATGGCTGGCCATCTACTTGTCGCGGCTGACAGGTACAACATCGGTAGGCTGAAGGTGATATGCGAGGACAAATTGTGCAGTCACATTGATTCCAACATGGTGGCTACCAGCTTGGCTTTGGCTGAGCAACATGGTTTCCGTCGTCTCAAAGAAGCTTGTTTGCAGTTCCTTGCTTCTCCGTCCAATTTGGATGCTATGATGTCAAGTGATGGGTATGAGCATCTGAAATCCAGCTGCCCCGCAGTTCTTAAGGAGCTGATAGCTAGAATCATCCCGGCTGAATTTACATCAGCAAAGGATATTATCATGACAATGTGGAAGTAA